The Miltoncostaea oceani genome includes a region encoding these proteins:
- the pheT gene encoding phenylalanine--tRNA ligase subunit beta, whose amino-acid sequence MRVPLSWLRDHVDPGLAPEDLARRLSGSGTLVEAVHVLGVPAAGGNLDNFRVGRVISAEQHPNADRLRVCSVDLGGDTPAGIVCGAPNVAAGLDVAVALPGALLPGAEKPLGVAKLRGVESRGMILSARELGLGDDHSGIMELPGGPAPGTPLADVLPLGDTVLELEITSNRPDCLAVYGVAREVHAVTGAPLGPLDESDPPAEGPGEVSDHAVLDVRAPDLCPRYMARVFTEARVGPSPDWLRARLEAAGMRSISNVVDVTNYVMLLTGQPLHAFDLDNVAGGTIVVRRAGEGERITTLDGQERVLDPSMLAICDAERPAVIAGIFGAEFAEVSDGTTRVLLEAASFDGPTILDTSLALGLRTESSGRFEKGLPRALPPRAMSIASRMLVELCGARMVPGTLDALVPEDPPPPVTMRHARVPAILGVEVPPAESQAILERLGIEVEPGAEALTATIPFERASDLTREIDLIEEVGRIRGLDDIPVALPRVVGRGRLTPAQALQRRLARLAADLGLSEAITYRQVPESDGDALRLAADDPRRDLVRMDHPMSAEMAVMRRSMLPGLLRAVARNQSHQRTDGGLFEIGRTYAPRPDGLADERTWLAAVQFGRVGPAGWRDTPRPADVHAATGLAMTLAAAAGVRPEVAPNSAPYFHPVRQARLVAGGGPVGWAAEVHPLVLREFGVTGPVAAVVLDLAALLDAREGTPRYEDLLTVPVSTRDLALVVAEDVPSADLVGAARAAGAPLVRDVTVFDRYAGEQVGEGHVSLALRLHLADPGRTLTDEEIEAAVARVRDALDGRGARLRA is encoded by the coding sequence GTGAGGGTCCCGCTGAGCTGGCTCAGGGACCACGTCGACCCCGGCCTGGCCCCGGAGGACCTCGCCCGCCGGCTGTCGGGCAGCGGCACGCTCGTCGAGGCCGTCCACGTGCTGGGCGTCCCCGCCGCCGGGGGCAACCTCGACAACTTCCGCGTCGGCCGCGTCATCTCGGCCGAGCAGCACCCGAACGCCGACCGCCTGCGCGTCTGCTCCGTCGACCTCGGCGGCGACACGCCCGCCGGGATCGTCTGCGGCGCGCCGAACGTCGCCGCCGGCCTGGACGTCGCGGTCGCGCTGCCCGGCGCCCTGCTGCCGGGCGCCGAGAAGCCCCTCGGGGTCGCGAAGCTGCGCGGCGTCGAGAGCCGCGGCATGATCCTCTCCGCGCGCGAGCTCGGCCTCGGCGACGACCACTCCGGGATCATGGAGCTGCCCGGCGGCCCCGCCCCGGGCACCCCCCTCGCCGACGTGCTGCCCCTGGGCGACACGGTCCTCGAGCTGGAGATCACCTCGAACCGCCCGGACTGCCTCGCGGTCTACGGGGTCGCCCGCGAGGTCCACGCCGTGACCGGCGCCCCGCTCGGCCCGCTCGACGAGTCGGACCCGCCGGCGGAGGGGCCGGGCGAGGTGTCCGACCACGCCGTCCTCGACGTCCGGGCGCCGGACCTCTGCCCGCGGTACATGGCGCGGGTCTTCACCGAAGCCCGCGTCGGGCCGTCCCCCGACTGGCTGCGGGCGCGCCTCGAGGCGGCCGGCATGCGGTCGATCTCGAACGTCGTCGACGTGACCAACTACGTGATGCTGCTGACCGGCCAGCCGCTCCACGCCTTCGACCTCGACAACGTCGCCGGCGGCACCATCGTCGTGCGCCGCGCGGGGGAGGGTGAGCGCATCACCACCCTCGACGGGCAGGAGCGGGTGCTCGACCCGTCGATGCTCGCCATCTGCGACGCCGAGCGGCCCGCCGTGATCGCCGGGATCTTCGGCGCCGAGTTCGCCGAGGTGTCCGACGGCACCACCCGGGTGCTGCTGGAGGCCGCGTCGTTCGACGGCCCCACGATCCTCGACACGTCGCTCGCCCTCGGCCTGCGCACCGAGTCGAGCGGCCGGTTCGAGAAGGGCCTGCCGCGGGCGCTCCCGCCGCGGGCGATGTCCATCGCGAGCCGCATGCTCGTCGAGCTGTGCGGTGCGCGGATGGTGCCGGGAACGCTCGACGCCCTCGTGCCGGAGGACCCGCCGCCGCCGGTGACGATGCGCCACGCCCGCGTCCCCGCGATCCTCGGCGTCGAGGTGCCGCCCGCCGAGTCGCAGGCGATCCTCGAGCGCCTCGGCATCGAGGTGGAGCCCGGCGCGGAGGCCCTCACCGCGACGATCCCCTTCGAGCGGGCGAGCGACCTCACCCGCGAGATCGACCTCATCGAGGAGGTCGGGCGCATCCGCGGGCTCGACGACATCCCCGTCGCCCTGCCGCGCGTCGTCGGTCGCGGCCGGTTGACGCCCGCCCAGGCGCTGCAGCGTCGCCTCGCCCGCCTCGCGGCCGACCTCGGGCTGTCGGAGGCGATCACCTACCGCCAGGTGCCCGAGTCGGACGGCGACGCCCTGCGCCTCGCGGCCGACGACCCCCGCCGCGACCTCGTCCGGATGGACCACCCCATGAGCGCCGAGATGGCCGTGATGCGGCGGTCGATGCTCCCCGGCCTGCTGCGGGCGGTCGCCCGCAACCAGTCGCACCAGCGCACCGACGGCGGCCTCTTCGAGATCGGACGCACCTACGCGCCCCGGCCCGACGGCCTCGCCGACGAGCGCACCTGGCTCGCCGCGGTCCAGTTCGGGCGCGTCGGCCCCGCCGGATGGCGCGACACGCCGCGCCCCGCCGACGTGCACGCCGCGACCGGCCTCGCGATGACCCTCGCCGCCGCGGCCGGGGTGCGGCCCGAGGTCGCACCGAACTCCGCCCCCTACTTCCACCCCGTCCGCCAGGCGCGCCTCGTCGCGGGCGGCGGCCCGGTCGGCTGGGCCGCCGAGGTGCACCCCCTCGTCCTGCGGGAGTTCGGCGTCACCGGCCCCGTCGCCGCCGTCGTCCTCGACCTCGCCGCGCTGCTCGACGCCCGCGAGGGCACGCCGCGGTACGAGGACCTGCTGACCGTCCCCGTCTCCACGCGGGACCTCGCGCTCGTGGTCGCCGAGGACGTGCCGTCCGCCGACCTCGTCGGCGCCGCGCGGGCCGCCGGCGCGCCGCTGGTGCGCGACGTGACCGTCTTCGACCGGTACGCCGGCGAACAGGTGGGGGAGGGGCACGTCAGCCTCGCGCTGCGCCTCCACCTCGCCGACCCCGGCCGCACGCTCACCGACGAGGAGATCGAGGCCGCCGTCGCACGGGTGCGCGACGCCCTCGACGGGCGCGGCGCCCGCCTTCGCGCCTGA
- the argJ gene encoding bifunctional glutamate N-acetyltransferase/amino-acid acetyltransferase ArgJ, with amino-acid sequence MSAFAPVLRDDWLAAPDGLALIPDGTVTSPAGFMASGVACGLKPSGALDLGLLHALGPVSSAYVDTTSALPSAPVQRNRSLDTARLRAVVVNAGTANAATGSPGLDDAHAMAARAAAAIGLRPEEVAVCSTGTIGDRIDLTRVGAGIGAAAEGLTPLGGESFGRAICTTDNAPKGGAFRLRLGRGEVTIGAAAKGAGMIRPDMATMLAFVTTDAHVPAGPLQAMVADAAASSFNRISVDAQMSPSDTLLVMASAQGPPLEGDDLPRFAEGLAAVCRWLAIQMVKDGEGSDHAVRVVVRGAADAAEAEAVARAVGESALVKTAINGRDPNWGRISQAVGQALAGADGEVHEPVVSVDGVPFSSEEATEVIAREEYDLEVSLGRGDAGAAIWVSDLGHSYVTINAEYHT; translated from the coding sequence ATGAGCGCGTTCGCACCGGTCCTGCGCGACGACTGGCTCGCGGCGCCCGACGGCCTCGCGCTGATCCCCGACGGCACGGTCACCAGCCCCGCGGGGTTCATGGCCTCCGGTGTCGCCTGCGGCCTGAAGCCCTCGGGGGCCCTCGACCTCGGCCTCCTGCACGCGCTCGGCCCCGTGTCGTCGGCGTACGTCGACACGACCAGCGCCCTGCCGTCGGCCCCGGTGCAGCGCAACCGCTCCCTCGACACGGCGCGCCTGCGCGCGGTCGTCGTCAACGCCGGCACGGCGAACGCCGCCACGGGCTCCCCCGGCCTCGACGACGCCCACGCCATGGCCGCCCGCGCCGCCGCCGCCATCGGTCTGCGGCCCGAGGAGGTCGCGGTCTGCAGCACCGGCACGATCGGCGACCGCATCGACCTGACCCGCGTCGGCGCCGGCATCGGCGCCGCCGCGGAGGGCCTCACGCCCCTCGGCGGCGAGAGCTTCGGGCGGGCCATCTGCACCACCGACAACGCCCCGAAGGGCGGCGCCTTCCGCCTGCGCCTCGGGCGCGGCGAGGTGACGATCGGCGCCGCGGCGAAGGGCGCCGGGATGATCCGGCCGGACATGGCGACGATGCTGGCCTTCGTCACCACCGACGCCCACGTCCCGGCGGGCCCGCTGCAGGCGATGGTCGCCGACGCCGCGGCGTCCTCGTTCAACCGCATCAGCGTCGACGCCCAGATGAGCCCGTCCGACACCCTCCTGGTGATGGCCTCCGCGCAGGGGCCGCCCCTCGAGGGCGACGACCTGCCGCGGTTCGCGGAGGGGCTCGCCGCGGTCTGCCGATGGCTGGCGATCCAGATGGTCAAGGACGGCGAGGGCTCCGACCACGCGGTGCGCGTGGTGGTCCGCGGGGCCGCCGACGCCGCCGAGGCCGAGGCGGTCGCCCGGGCGGTGGGCGAGTCGGCCCTCGTGAAGACGGCGATCAACGGCCGCGACCCCAACTGGGGACGCATCTCCCAGGCCGTCGGGCAGGCGCTCGCCGGCGCCGACGGCGAGGTCCACGAACCCGTCGTGTCGGTCGACGGCGTCCCGTTCTCCTCCGAGGAGGCCACGGAGGTGATCGCCCGCGAGGAGTACGACCTGGAGGTCTCCCTCGGCCGCGGCGACGCCGGCGCCGCGATCTGGGTCTCCGACCTCGGGCACTCCTACGTCACGATCAACGCGGAGTACCACACGTAG
- the argC gene encoding N-acetyl-gamma-glutamyl-phosphate reductase has product MAVATVHVFGAAGFAGAQLAALIDRHPSFALGVITARGDAGRRLVDVAPEYRVTEVLRTPDVASVAAGDLVAVAYPHAEAAALVAELVDRGARVLDVSADHRLRDAALYPEVYGFAHPRPDLLAEAVYGLPERYRDDIATARVVANPGCFPEASLLALLPLRGAIADVVIDSKSGVSGAGRTPTDTVHYSRAADNVTPYKVYAHRHTPEIEQELGVPVTFTPHLVPVDRGLLSTCYARLTDDAADTGALLDRYRDFYAGHPFVEVVDAPPGMRAVQHTNYAQVHVVADPRGGRVTAFGVIDNIGKGAAGQAVQNLNLMAGRPETEGLT; this is encoded by the coding sequence ATGGCCGTGGCGACCGTCCACGTGTTCGGCGCCGCCGGCTTCGCCGGCGCGCAGCTCGCCGCGCTCATCGACCGCCACCCGTCCTTCGCGCTCGGGGTGATCACCGCGCGCGGTGACGCCGGGCGGCGCCTGGTCGACGTGGCGCCCGAGTACCGCGTCACCGAGGTCCTCCGGACCCCCGACGTCGCGTCGGTCGCGGCGGGCGACCTGGTGGCCGTCGCCTACCCGCACGCCGAGGCCGCCGCCCTCGTCGCGGAGCTGGTCGACCGGGGTGCGCGGGTGCTCGACGTGTCCGCCGACCACCGGCTGCGCGACGCCGCGCTCTACCCCGAGGTGTACGGCTTCGCCCACCCGCGGCCGGACCTCCTCGCCGAGGCCGTGTACGGCCTCCCCGAGCGGTACCGCGACGACATCGCGACCGCCCGCGTCGTCGCCAACCCCGGCTGCTTCCCCGAGGCCAGCCTGCTCGCGCTGCTGCCGCTGCGCGGCGCGATCGCCGACGTCGTCATCGACTCCAAGAGCGGCGTCAGCGGCGCCGGCCGGACGCCGACGGACACCGTCCACTACAGCCGCGCCGCGGACAACGTGACCCCGTACAAGGTGTACGCGCACCGCCACACGCCCGAGATCGAGCAGGAGCTCGGCGTCCCCGTCACCTTCACGCCCCACCTGGTGCCGGTCGACCGGGGGCTGCTGTCCACCTGCTACGCCCGCCTCACCGACGACGCGGCCGACACCGGCGCCCTCCTCGACCGCTACCGCGACTTCTACGCCGGGCACCCGTTCGTCGAGGTCGTCGACGCGCCCCCCGGGATGCGCGCCGTGCAGCACACGAACTACGCCCAGGTCCACGTCGTCGCCGACCCGCGCGGTGGGCGCGTCACCGCCTTCGGCGTGATCGACAACATCGGCAAGGGCGCCGCGGGCCAGGCGGTCCAGAACCTCAACCTGATGGCCGGACGGCCCGAGACCGAGGGACTGACATGA
- a CDS encoding TrmH family RNA methyltransferase: MPHERACRSTPDRHLRLASSPRNPALQLARALQTKKVRRERRLLVAEGEDLVDAALARGIRPVAMLFDADRLDDDDPRVRATAGLAERYLVPPKLMAHASGLAASPRVIAVLPQPPSRSFRDVAFPPRVGVYLAGVADPGNVGTLLRTSAALGADWLALGPGSADAFHPRAVRAAMGSTFALPVLEGVAAADLATREGFAILAAVPRGGVAPWDADLTVPLVLALGAERSGLGLALDELSAGHEVVRVTIPQAEGAESLNVSAAGAALLSEVLRQRAGGSGSLTGR; the protein is encoded by the coding sequence GTGCCGCACGAGAGAGCGTGCCGGTCAACGCCTGATCGGCACCTCCGCCTCGCCAGCTCGCCGCGCAACCCCGCGCTGCAGCTCGCGCGGGCGCTCCAGACGAAGAAGGTCCGGCGCGAGCGACGGCTCCTCGTCGCCGAGGGCGAGGACCTGGTCGATGCCGCGCTCGCGCGCGGCATCCGGCCCGTCGCCATGCTCTTCGACGCGGACCGGCTCGACGACGACGACCCCCGGGTGCGGGCCACCGCGGGCCTGGCGGAGCGGTACCTCGTGCCGCCGAAGCTCATGGCCCACGCCAGCGGCCTCGCGGCGTCGCCGCGGGTCATCGCCGTGCTGCCCCAGCCCCCGTCACGCTCGTTCCGCGACGTCGCCTTCCCCCCGCGGGTCGGCGTCTACCTGGCGGGTGTCGCCGACCCCGGCAACGTCGGCACGCTGCTGCGGACGAGCGCGGCCCTCGGCGCCGACTGGCTCGCGCTCGGTCCCGGGTCGGCCGACGCCTTCCACCCCCGCGCCGTCCGCGCCGCCATGGGCTCGACCTTCGCCCTGCCGGTCCTCGAGGGCGTCGCGGCCGCCGACCTCGCCACCCGCGAGGGCTTCGCGATCCTCGCGGCCGTGCCCCGCGGCGGCGTCGCCCCCTGGGACGCCGACCTCACCGTGCCGCTGGTCCTCGCCCTCGGCGCCGAGCGCTCCGGCCTCGGGCTGGCCCTCGACGAGCTCTCCGCCGGTCACGAGGTGGTCCGCGTGACCATCCCCCAGGCCGAGGGCGCCGAGTCCCTCAACGTGTCGGCCGCCGGGGCCGCGCTGCTGTCCGAGGTCCTGCGCCAGCGCGCGGGCGGGTCGGGTAGCCTCACGGGCCGATGA
- a CDS encoding metal ABC transporter permease, whose product MSDAMAIVLTAGLTATACCLLGPFLVLRRVALMGDAVSHAVLPGIVAAFLIFQTRAPLVVVVGAAVFAIVCVLAIEALRGTGLVASDAAIGLVFPALFALGVLGIHRYADDIHLDLDSTIYGEIAFTPFRTMEIGGVPFVRSVVVMGVVAAVNLLLVSVLWKELKVTSFDPEFARTIRVSPRLLSRLLLIAVAITAVTAFESVGAILVVTLLIVPAAAAYLLTDRLVAMVAISVAIGWISAVGGYAGAIRIDASIAGAMGLCAAALFAVALIGSPRYGLVARAVRRSRRRRAIAAALAAGPEGSPA is encoded by the coding sequence ATGAGCGACGCCATGGCGATCGTCCTGACGGCGGGCCTGACGGCCACCGCCTGCTGCCTGCTCGGGCCGTTCCTCGTGCTCCGGCGCGTCGCCCTGATGGGCGACGCCGTCAGCCACGCGGTGCTGCCCGGCATCGTCGCCGCCTTCCTGATCTTCCAGACCCGGGCGCCGCTCGTGGTCGTCGTCGGCGCCGCGGTGTTCGCCATCGTGTGCGTCCTCGCGATCGAGGCCCTCCGCGGGACCGGCCTGGTCGCGAGCGACGCCGCGATCGGCCTCGTCTTCCCGGCGCTGTTCGCCCTCGGGGTCCTCGGCATCCACCGCTACGCCGACGACATCCACCTCGACCTCGACTCCACGATCTACGGGGAGATCGCGTTCACTCCGTTCCGGACCATGGAGATCGGCGGGGTGCCGTTCGTGCGCTCCGTCGTCGTGATGGGCGTCGTCGCGGCGGTCAACCTGCTCCTCGTCTCCGTGCTGTGGAAGGAGCTCAAGGTCACGAGCTTCGACCCCGAGTTCGCGCGCACCATCCGGGTGTCGCCGCGCCTGCTGTCGCGCCTGCTGCTGATCGCAGTGGCGATCACGGCGGTGACGGCCTTCGAGTCGGTCGGGGCGATCCTCGTCGTGACGCTCCTGATCGTGCCGGCGGCGGCCGCGTACCTGCTGACGGACCGGTTGGTGGCCATGGTCGCGATCAGCGTCGCGATCGGCTGGATCAGCGCCGTCGGCGGCTACGCCGGCGCGATCCGGATCGACGCGTCCATCGCCGGGGCGATGGGGCTGTGCGCCGCGGCCCTGTTCGCCGTCGCTTTGATCGGCTCGCCGCGGTACGGGCTCGTGGCCCGCGCCGTGCGCCGCTCGCGCCGGCGTCGCGCGATCGCCGCCGCCCTCGCGGCGGGTCCCGAGGGGTCGCCGGCGTGA
- a CDS encoding metal ABC transporter solute-binding protein, Zn/Mn family, whose protein sequence is MSAVARRALAVVVLLVALAGVAAGCAAESAEPDDVTDRTVRVTTTTNFITDLAREIGGDRVEVTGLMGPGVDPHLYKASAGDVASLREADIVFYGGLELEGRMTDLLDELGETRPTVAVTRAMPESQLRRPSEFEGKYDPHVWFDVPLWQTAVDVVAEAYAARDPAHADGYRARAAAYAKELRGLDRQVRELLSVVPARSRVLITSHDAFGYFGEAYGFDVVAIQGVSTQTEATTADIERVAGIIAERGVKAVFVESAVSRQTIDAVLAAAERRGQEARVGGELFADAAGDEGTPEGTYAGMVRHNAELIAAGLR, encoded by the coding sequence GTGAGCGCGGTCGCGCGCCGGGCCCTCGCGGTCGTCGTCCTCCTCGTCGCGCTCGCGGGCGTCGCCGCCGGGTGCGCAGCGGAGTCGGCGGAGCCGGACGACGTCACGGACCGCACCGTCCGGGTCACGACCACCACGAACTTCATCACCGACCTCGCGCGCGAGATCGGCGGCGACCGGGTCGAGGTGACCGGCCTCATGGGGCCGGGCGTCGACCCCCACCTCTACAAGGCGAGCGCCGGAGACGTCGCCTCGCTGCGGGAGGCCGACATCGTCTTCTACGGCGGCCTCGAGCTGGAGGGCCGCATGACGGACCTGCTCGACGAGCTCGGGGAGACCCGCCCGACGGTCGCGGTGACCCGCGCCATGCCCGAGTCGCAGCTGCGACGGCCGAGCGAGTTCGAGGGCAAGTACGACCCCCACGTCTGGTTCGACGTCCCGCTCTGGCAGACCGCCGTCGACGTCGTGGCGGAGGCGTACGCCGCACGCGACCCCGCCCACGCCGACGGCTACCGGGCCCGCGCGGCCGCCTACGCGAAGGAGCTGCGGGGACTCGACCGCCAGGTGCGGGAGCTCCTGTCCGTCGTCCCGGCGCGCTCCCGCGTGCTCATCACCTCGCACGACGCGTTCGGCTACTTCGGGGAGGCCTACGGGTTCGACGTGGTGGCGATCCAGGGGGTCTCCACCCAGACCGAGGCCACGACGGCCGACATCGAGCGCGTCGCGGGGATCATCGCGGAGCGGGGGGTGAAGGCGGTCTTCGTCGAGTCGGCGGTGTCGCGGCAGACGATCGACGCGGTGCTCGCCGCGGCCGAGCGCCGGGGCCAGGAGGCGCGCGTCGGGGGCGAGCTCTTCGCCGACGCCGCCGGCGACGAGGGGACCCCGGAGGGGACCTACGCCGGCATGGTGCGCCACAACGCGGAGCTCATCGCCGCCGGCCTGCGGTAG
- the pheS gene encoding phenylalanine--tRNA ligase subunit alpha, which produces MSAPDLDQIQSGALADVAAAGSLADLESVRVAHTGRRSPLATVLAGIGGLPPEQRGTVGKAANLARRAVEEALAARTAELEAEELGAALERDTTDVTLPGDPHPLGALHPITQVRQEMEDILLALGYRIADGPEIETEWHVFTALNTPAGHPSRSPSDTFFVGGRPDRLLRTQTSPVQVREMQASEPPIYLVAPGAVYRRDDIDATHSPMFHQMEGLAVDEGLTMAHLKGTMLHFFRELLGSEREILLQPHFFPFTEPSVDVQVSYTDKNGRPGWLELAGAGMVDPNVLAHAGIDSERYTGFAFGCGLDRIAMIRFGVPDLRLFFENDLRFLEQFA; this is translated from the coding sequence ATGAGCGCGCCCGACCTCGACCAGATCCAGAGCGGGGCCCTGGCCGACGTGGCGGCCGCGGGCTCGCTCGCCGACCTCGAGTCGGTGCGGGTCGCCCACACCGGCCGGCGGAGCCCCCTCGCGACGGTCCTCGCCGGCATCGGCGGGCTGCCGCCCGAGCAGCGCGGGACGGTCGGCAAGGCGGCGAACCTCGCCCGCCGCGCCGTCGAGGAGGCCCTCGCCGCGCGCACCGCGGAGCTGGAGGCCGAGGAGCTCGGCGCGGCGCTCGAGCGCGACACCACCGACGTCACGCTGCCGGGCGACCCGCACCCCCTCGGCGCGCTCCACCCGATCACCCAGGTCCGCCAGGAGATGGAGGACATCCTCCTCGCCCTCGGCTATCGGATCGCCGACGGCCCCGAGATCGAGACCGAGTGGCACGTCTTCACGGCGCTCAACACGCCCGCCGGCCACCCGTCGCGCTCCCCCAGCGACACCTTCTTCGTCGGGGGGCGGCCCGACCGCCTGCTGCGCACCCAGACCTCCCCGGTGCAGGTCCGGGAGATGCAGGCGTCCGAGCCGCCGATCTACCTCGTCGCGCCCGGCGCCGTGTACCGCCGCGACGACATCGACGCGACGCACAGCCCGATGTTCCACCAGATGGAGGGGCTCGCCGTGGACGAGGGCCTCACCATGGCCCACCTCAAGGGCACGATGCTCCACTTCTTCCGCGAGCTGCTCGGCTCCGAGCGGGAGATCCTCCTCCAGCCCCACTTCTTCCCGTTCACCGAGCCGTCCGTCGACGTGCAGGTGTCGTACACCGACAAGAACGGCCGCCCCGGGTGGCTGGAGCTCGCGGGCGCCGGGATGGTCGACCCGAACGTCCTCGCCCACGCCGGCATCGACTCCGAGCGCTACACGGGCTTCGCGTTCGGCTGCGGGCTGGACCGCATCGCGATGATCCGGTTCGGGGTCCCCGACCTGCGGCTCTTCTTCGAGAACGACCTGAGGTTCCTGGAGCAGTTCGCGTGA